The Pyxidicoccus sp. MSG2 DNA segment CCGGGAAGCTGCTCGCGCGCGCCGCCAGCCCCACCCGCTCCAGCAGTGCCCGCGCCTTCGCGCTGGACTCCGCGGCGCCGTGCCCGTTCAGCTCCAGGGGCAGCCGCACGTTCTCCTCCACCGTCAGCGTGGGCAGCAGATTGAAGGCCTGGAAGATGAAGCCGATGCGCTCGCGCCGCAGCAGCGTGCGCTCACGCTCGCTCAGCCGGCCCAGGTCCCTGCCGTCCACGCGCACCTCGCCCTGGCTGGGCACATCAATGCCGCTGATGAGGTTGAGCAGCGTGGATTTGCCCGAGCCGCTGCGGCCCAGCAGCACCACGAACTCGCCCCGGTGCAGGGAGAGGCGGACGCCGGAGAGCACCTCTCGCACGGTGTCGCCTTCGGCATAGGCCTTCGTTACATCGCGCAGCTCGACGAGGGGCGGAGTGTCGGACGCAGGCATGGACGCGTCTCAAATACACGCATGCTCGCCGTGCCGCCGTGTTTTGTGTCCGCCCGTGCCGTGGAGCTCAGGCGCCCGCGTGCCGGGTGTCCCATGACTCCGAGTAGCGCCACTGCTCCAGGAAGCCCGCGACTTCGGACGCCAGCAGCGGACCCGCCGTGTCCCGGGGGATGATGTGGAAGCCGTCGCGCAGGGAGAGGAAGCGCACCGCCGGGCTCGCGGTGAGCCTGCGGGCGAGCCACCGCCCGCCCTCCGGGTCCACCACGTGGTCCTGCTCCGCCACCGCCACCAGCGTGGGACAGCGCACGTGCGCCACGTCCCGCACCGCCAGGTTCTGCAGGGTGCAGAGGTCTCTCAGCCGCGCCACCGGGAAGGCCGGGAGGACGGGCGCCTGGGCCAGCGCCTCCGGGTCCGACAGGTCCGTGCCCGTCTTCTCCACCCAGGGGTGCGCCCACTCCAGCACCGGGGTGCGAGCGAGCTGCTTGATGAGGAACATGCGCGGCCCCCGGAAGCGCACCGCCGGGGCCACCAGCGCCAGGGCCTTCACCGTTTCCGGGTGCCGGGCCGCCAGCCCCAGCGCCAGCAGCGCGCCCATGGAGAGGCCCGCGACGAAGATGTTCCGGTGGCCGTGCAGCGCGAGCAGCGCGCTGTCCGCCGCGGCCTGCCAGTCGCGCCAGTTGACGTGCAGCAGCGCCTGGGGCGTGGTGCCGTGCCCCGGCAGCCGGGGGGCCACCACGCGCATTCCGCGCGCGGCCAGGGCCTCTCCCAGCGGGCGCACGTCCCACGGGCTGCCGGTGAAGCCGTGCAGCAGCAGGCACACGTCCTCGCCCCGGCCCAGGTCGAAGGGCGCTGTCTTCCGCGGGTCCATGGGCTCGGGAGTTGGCTCTGGCATCGCGCTCACCCCGTGACGCTGGCCACGAGCAGGCGCAGGCGCTATGCCCTCTGCCTCATGGCGGACACTCCGAAGCCCCCGGACATGCAGTTGCAGATACAGATAGACGAGGACGTGGCCAATGGTCAGTACGTGAACATGGCCCTTGTGAACCACTCGGACACCGAGTTCACCCTGGACTTCATCTACGTCCAGCCCCAGGTCGCCAAGGCCCGGGTCCGCTCCCGCATCATCACCAACCCCAAGCACATGAAGCGCCTGCTGGCGGCCATGCAGGACAACATCGCCCGCTACGAGGCGAAGTACGGCGCCATCGTCCTGCGCGACGACGAC contains these protein-coding regions:
- a CDS encoding ABC transporter ATP-binding protein, yielding MPASDTPPLVELRDVTKAYAEGDTVREVLSGVRLSLHRGEFVVLLGRSGSGKSTLLNLISGIDVPSQGEVRVDGRDLGRLSERERTLLRRERIGFIFQAFNLLPTLTVEENVRLPLELNGHGAAESSAKARALLERVGLAARASSFPDRLSGGEQQRVAVARALAHSPPLLLADEPTGNLDETTARQVLDLLEGLTRQGHACALMVTHEPGLVARADRVLQMEGGRLVEREHTRRDAR
- a CDS encoding alpha/beta hydrolase, with protein sequence MDPRKTAPFDLGRGEDVCLLLHGFTGSPWDVRPLGEALAARGMRVVAPRLPGHGTTPQALLHVNWRDWQAAADSALLALHGHRNIFVAGLSMGALLALGLAARHPETVKALALVAPAVRFRGPRMFLIKQLARTPVLEWAHPWVEKTGTDLSDPEALAQAPVLPAFPVARLRDLCTLQNLAVRDVAHVRCPTLVAVAEQDHVVDPEGGRWLARRLTASPAVRFLSLRDGFHIIPRDTAGPLLASEVAGFLEQWRYSESWDTRHAGA
- a CDS encoding DUF3467 domain-containing protein, yielding MADTPKPPDMQLQIQIDEDVANGQYVNMALVNHSDTEFTLDFIYVQPQVAKARVRSRIITNPKHMKRLLAAMQDNIARYEAKYGAIVLRDDDSGMH